A stretch of the Kwoniella shandongensis chromosome 13, complete sequence genome encodes the following:
- a CDS encoding 40S ribosomal protein uS8 yields the protein MVRTSVLNDALNNIVNAERRGKRQVLIRPSSKVVVKVLSVMQKHGYIGEFEIIDDHRGGKIVIQLNGRLNKTGVISPRFNVPVDAIENWVNQLLPARSFGKIILTTSAGIMDHTEARNKHVGGKILAYVY from the exons ATGGTCCGAACTTCAGTTCTTAACGATGCTCTC AACAACATTGTCAACGCCGAGCGACGAGGAAAGCGACAGGTGTTGAtccgaccttcttccaagGTTGTCGTCAAGGTCCTTTCCGTCATGCAGAAGCACG GTTACATCGGCGAgttcgagatcatcgacgaCCACCGAGGCGGCAAGatcgtcatccagctcaACGGTCGATTGAACAAGACCGGTGTCATCTCTCCTCGATTCAACGTCCCCGTCGACGCCATCGAGAACTGGGTCAACCAGCTTCTCCCCGCTCGATCTTTcggcaagatcatcctcaccacctctgccGGTATCATGGACCACACCGAGGCCCGTAACAAGCAC GTCGGTGGAAAGATCCTTGCTTACGTCTACTAG